In one window of Notolabrus celidotus isolate fNotCel1 chromosome 17, fNotCel1.pri, whole genome shotgun sequence DNA:
- the dtx3l1 gene encoding E3 ubiquitin-protein ligase DTX3L, which yields MGSNQSSDKLHCNRYLNGKGPPSLRTAVSAANDEVNRVHRGPQSSQPEGQMTWVVLHRDLPGFPDDNTIQINYIFPDGIQTDKHPHPGQPYGGLRLCAYLPDSREGKKVLKLLERAFYQQLLFTVSTNTDGKDTITTTSIPLKTQPDVGSEVDGYPDPDYLKTVKQTLRDQGIE from the exons ATGGGCTCCAACCAAAGCAGCGACAAGCTCCACTGTAACCGCTATCTGAACGGAAAGGGTCCTCCATCACTG AGGACTGCTGTCAGTGCAGCTAATGATGAGGTGAACAGGGTGCACAGAGGACCGCAGAGCAGCCAGCCGGAGGGCCAGATGACCTGGGTGGTCCTCCACAGAGACCTGCCGGGGTTCCCTGATGACAACACAATACAGATCAACTACATCTTCCCAGACGGGATACAGACT GACAAACATCCTCACCCGGGCCAGCCTTATGGAGGGCTGCGGCTCTGTGCTTACCTTCCTGACAGCCGGGAGGGAAAGAAGGTTCTGAAGCTGCTGGAAAGAGCCTTCTACCAGCAGCTCCTATTTACTGTCTCCACCAACACTGACGGGAAGGACACAATCACTACAACCTCCATCCCCCTCAAAACACAACCAGACGTAGGAAGCGAAGT TGATGGCTACCCAGACCCGGACTACCTGAAGACTGTGAAGCAGACCCTGAGAGATCAAGGCATCGAGTAG